The genomic segment TTGATGGGCGACGGCGTCCAGTTTTCGCTGGGCTCTATGAAGCATTGCCCCGTGTGGTCATTCGGCAACGAGGGCTCGTACGGATCGCCCGGAACCGGCGGTTCCCTCGGCTTCGCCGATCCCAAGGCCGGCATCGGCTACGCCTACGTCACGAGCAAGGTCGGGACAGCGATTACAGGCGACCCGCGGGAAGTCGCGCTGCGGAACGCACTGTACGCAATCATTCCGCCGGCATCGTAGCAATCAAAGCAGATTTGCCTCTTCGACCGCGTGTCATCTACAATGGATGCGCAGGCTAGGGCGTCGGGGATTGTGGGAAGGGGGAGCGGATCGATGAGTGAATTGGTGTTCTTGGTCGAGGAAGCGGCGGAAGGGGGGTATACCGCTCGAGCCTTGGGAGAAAGTATTTTTGCCGAGGCTGACGAGTGGGAGAGCTTAAAACGCAACGTGTTGGACGCCGTGGCCTGCCATTACGGTGATCGCGCCGGAGCCCCAAAGGTCATCAGACTGCACCTCGTGAAAGACGAAGTCCTCGCCGTGTGAAGCTGCCCCGCGACCTCGGCGCCGGTGAACTCTGTCGCCTTCTGGCCCGCTACGGGTACTCCATCACGCGGCAGACCGGGAGTCATATTCGCCTCACCACCGTCCAGGGCGGCGAGCATCACATTACGATTCCCGCCCATGACTCCCTTCGCGTTGGGACGTTGAATGCGATCCTGTCAGACGTTGCCGCGCATCTCCAGAAAACAAAGGAAGCGGTTGTGAGGGAGCTCTTCTCCTGAGGCGGGAATGGAAAAGGACGGCGTTCGGCCCCGATTGATCACGGCTTACCCGTGCGAGGACGACAATGATTAAGGAACATGACCGCATCGTTCTAAC from the Nitrospirota bacterium genome contains:
- a CDS encoding 2-oxoisovalerate dehydrogenase, whose translation is MSELVFLVEEAAEGGYTARALGESIFAEADEWESLKRNVLDAVACHYGDRAGAPKVIRLHLVKDEVLAV
- a CDS encoding type II toxin-antitoxin system HicA family toxin, with amino-acid sequence MKLPRDLGAGELCRLLARYGYSITRQTGSHIRLTTVQGGEHHITIPAHDSLRVGTLNAILSDVAAHLQKTKEAVVRELFS